The Vanessa atalanta chromosome 4, ilVanAtal1.2, whole genome shotgun sequence genome segment AACGGAAAATGAATTATCTGTGTGTCATTCTGGCCGCTGGTTGAACAGCGCCGTTTAATTGGATGGCTAATTAAGCTAAGTTGCCTGAGACATCTATGTGACCATCAGCTTCTTCATAAGTATAACACCAATGTTCCGGTTTTTTCCGATAGGATATACCATTGGGTACAAggctagtaatattatataattttataggctCAGTTGTCTATAAAGACTTTATAAATTGGCATATCACATAGACAGAATATTTTTGTCACTGCAACATTCTTTAAGTTTAAGAATATTACGAATTTTAGCTGTAGGTACCCccatgtattatttaatttaatttgatgaatGTTTTTGtagaaacatataaaaaaataaatgtctgcATTGTTGAAAGAaaacactatacatatataaataccacTTACAATTTTCACTGATAACTTTGAAATACCATGATCATGAAGCTCATCTTCAAACAGCGTAAGATCATGATAAAAGAGAATTTGGTCTTTACGTTTTAACAGATCAAAATTTATGGTCTCATCCGTAGGCTCTATGGTGATGTTTTCAGATAAAGTACCTTTATAGTCTGTTGAGAAGGTCCAATCAAATGTTTTCTTCGGTTTTGCTGCATCtggtctttataaaaaaattaaatatatttattgactatAACTATCTGTAACCAAATACAGATTAATACTTTTAAGACAACTTAATCTGTTGCCATCATATGACCTAATTAGCGACCAAGTTATgatttatagcctattccaatagaactaggaaaaaagataaacaaaccttacatttaCATGTTTCATGCAATttactaataactcagctatattgtgcactactaaagCTTATGATTatctttacataaaatacaacactattgcactttaaccacttattttcactttaattttacttccacaATTCAAATAACAGTTTTGTCTATGTTTAAACCccccattttttcgcaaattcgtagtgaatatcatagattattcaagctctgtACTAATAATATCCTgttaatttgctgtcaaatgttgtttattaggcttttttcctgttattgtTGGAATAGAGCATACAATGCATTGTCTGTGtgtaattttatactaattatttatcagAGAAAACTTTACATAATGATAATATGGTTATGTGACTGTTCTTTgagtttcaaaatattatttaaattcttatactttgaattatttatttcaatttgtcaggttaaatatatttcaatagttCTAAATTATctactgtatattttaaattttctactgGTCTAATGTATCAAAGTATTTACTGCCAAGTATGAAacatttgataattatatataaatgttgatgatttaattgtgttaaatataaataaattagactgatataaaatattaaatatataaaacaaatatattttttaataatacaagcaTTAATACCTTGATTCCAGCCAAGCTTCAGCACAAGCTACTTCAATAGCTTGTACTTTACTGGAAACTCTGCGTAGAGCATCCAATGGGGTGAACTGGATCTTAGTACCACTCTTATGTTCCaagttcaaaacatttttaggaAATACCATATCAGGAAAATGTGGCAGGCTTAGTTCTTTCGAgtatctgaaatatatttaaaaagtaatttcatgTAAACTtttgtatatgaaaataattaatgaactttcatataaaaaataactattgacTACAATATtcttaaactaaaaacaaaaacctATACTTACATACAAAATTGACAAAACTGGTTATCATTTCGTTCACAAACAACTTTAGTAGAACACACGCTCGGCAATATACAACTAATATCGTACGATATATGCCAGGGACCGAATTCGATGGATTTTGAATTTGTAGTATATCGTCCAGAATCGATTGTAGCCTTCGAAAAACagaaacaaacaatttaatacaccttgaatacttttaaaagttgtgacaattaattacttacctccgttacaaacatttttttattgtcagttTGTTTAACAccagtatattatatgtaattagagACACTAAAATTCGAAAAAGTACTTATGATTATATGTAGTTAagaataaaacatactttttttccaattataacaatatgccaacagaattataaaatacacattacaAACTCAATCTCAAGCTGATATCTGACTAAAATAACAGATTCTGAAGTTGACAATTGGAAATAATTGACATAAAACGACAGATATAacgataaaaagtatttactataattaaaaattagtaacatcaataataagaatattttaacattgccaatatttaatattcttattattaaagacagaaaaaattacatctatttttattttcatggacatctattattataaatagataatagtCATGAGTGATGTGACGccatctatagcctattccaatggaagtaggaaaaaagataaacaaaccttagatttacgtatttcatgcgatttgctaataactctatTTGCTAATAGCTAATAACTCTATTTGCACAATAGTGCACTATTATGAATTtatgatgaatatatctttatttataatacaacactctggcgcttaaccacttatttccactttatgTTTACTAGAAATTCGGGTAacaatttcgtcgacgttcaattCGTCGCAaattcatagtgaatatcatagacttatcaagctctcgaccaatgatatcctgtcaatttgtttatttagcttttttcctgttatggttggaatagagtttaTAAATGTATCTATATTTAGGAGACTCCTTTATCCATACAACTGgctaaaataaagttaaaaacagAAGCACGTAAATCTGAATTATACTgccattaatttttctttttgggCACGGATCGTAAGGTCAATGTTGGCGCGTctaattgtaaattttctagAAATAGCATTTTTAGTCTTTTATCAATATTGATGAAAGactgaatatttatgaaaaataaagatgaattgattaaataattgccattgatcttatttatttgtaaaattggtATTGAGAAAAAGCTAGATTGTCACTAGAATTCCTGTAATTAGAATTCATTCTtaggtatttaattatcaataagtGTCGATTTATGTAGTGTGTTATAATGATGACCATATTTAAcaccttaaatattataaaaatgttttttttatggtaatcaTTTCACACAACAGACTTAATTTTCTTTTCTGGCAGCACTTCACGCATATTTATAGtgaagtaataaatatcatCGATACTAAAAAACAGAcagaataccattttttttattcattctatAATATGATCCAGGTTTTCTCtgaaaatcataaattattgatataaattttaatgatctaAACGAGATTATAGAGACTTTTTTCATTATTGTAACCTCTCCTTTTCTTTGAACATATTTGTTggttttaggcataaaaaatcaaatccaaTATACTAAATGAATGGAGAAACGTTCTCTACGCGTTGTGTCATATTTGGGACactatgacttttttttaatttg includes the following:
- the LOC125077556 gene encoding TIP41-like protein, which encodes MFVTEATIDSGRYTTNSKSIEFGPWHISYDISCILPSVCSTKVVCERNDNQFCQFCIYSKELSLPHFPDMVFPKNVLNLEHKSGTKIQFTPLDALRRVSSKVQAIEVACAEAWLESRPDAAKPKKTFDWTFSTDYKGTLSENITIEPTDETINFDLLKRKDQILFYHDLTLFEDELHDHGISKLSVKIRVMPSYWYVLLRHFLRVDDVLVRSHETRMFHMLNSDYVLREYTIKEARAQDINIPTSQMKEADDVIPILPVKEKIMEKLIVNLENN